In Leuconostocaceae bacterium ESL0723, the following proteins share a genomic window:
- a CDS encoding CvfD/Ygs/GSP13 family RNA-binding post-transcriptional regulator, translating into MAYQIGDVVTGVVSGIQKYGAFVRFADGQQGLVHISEFKSGVVKNLYDELTVGQSLQVIVLDIDLYTGKISLSVRQLAMMPLKDEPLLKNNHQKKRFWTNYHLDYGFAPIARNWDGWVAEALNRI; encoded by the coding sequence ATGGCCTACCAAATTGGCGATGTGGTGACTGGGGTTGTCTCAGGCATTCAAAAATATGGGGCCTTTGTCCGCTTTGCCGATGGCCAGCAGGGGCTGGTTCACATTTCTGAGTTTAAGTCAGGTGTCGTGAAGAACTTGTATGATGAACTGACGGTTGGCCAGTCGCTGCAGGTGATTGTCTTAGATATTGACCTATATACCGGCAAGATTAGTCTGTCGGTACGCCAGTTGGCCATGATGCCCCTCAAAGATGAGCCCCTATTAAAGAATAATCATCAGAAGAAGCGTTTTTGGACTAACTATCATTTAGACTATGGCTTTGCCCCCATTGCCCGTAACTGGGATGGTTGGGTGGCAGAGGCCTTGAACCGGATTTGA
- a CDS encoding peptidylprolyl isomerase, with the protein MTFPQLDPSQVKGPLVTIVTTMGDIEVKLFPEAAPATVKNFVTHAKDGYYDGVIFHRVIKDFMIQTGDPEGTGMGGESIYGHPFEDEISDKLFNLRGALSMANAGPNTNGSQFFIVQADQLPGQMAALIDDRPEPIKEAYQKNGGTPWLDGKHTVFGQVVKGMDVVDKIAKLPSDMYDRPQDEVKIERMDVQD; encoded by the coding sequence ATGACCTTTCCACAATTAGACCCAAGTCAAGTTAAGGGACCCTTGGTCACGATTGTTACCACGATGGGTGACATCGAAGTTAAACTCTTTCCCGAGGCAGCCCCTGCCACGGTTAAAAACTTTGTTACCCACGCTAAGGATGGTTACTACGACGGTGTTATCTTCCACCGGGTTATTAAGGATTTCATGATTCAAACCGGTGACCCGGAAGGGACTGGCATGGGTGGTGAAAGTATTTATGGCCACCCATTTGAAGATGAAATCAGCGACAAGCTCTTTAACCTGCGTGGTGCCTTGTCAATGGCTAACGCCGGCCCCAACACCAATGGGTCCCAGTTCTTCATTGTCCAAGCTGACCAGCTCCCTGGTCAGATGGCGGCCCTGATTGATGACCGTCCTGAGCCAATCAAGGAAGCCTACCAAAAGAATGGTGGGACTCCTTGGTTGGATGGTAAGCACACAGTCTTTGGTCAGGTGGTTAAGGGCATGGATGTCGTTGACAAGATTGCAAAATTGCCTAGTGACATGTATGACCGTCCCCAAGATGAAGTTAAAATTGAACGGATGGACGTGCAGGACTAA
- the rpoZ gene encoding DNA-directed RNA polymerase subunit omega, translating to MLLYPSVDKLLEKVDSRYKLIALASKRARELDAGMPATRVHFVSEKSVGEALEEIEDGDVIIDPDHIENTVD from the coding sequence GTGTTACTATATCCTTCAGTTGATAAGTTGTTAGAAAAAGTGGACTCACGTTATAAGTTAATTGCCCTGGCTTCTAAGCGGGCCCGTGAATTGGATGCTGGCATGCCAGCTACCCGGGTTCACTTCGTGTCCGAGAAGTCAGTTGGTGAGGCCTTGGAAGAAATCGAAGATGGTGATGTCATCATTGATCCTGACCACATCGAAAATACGGTTGATTAA
- the gmk gene encoding guanylate kinase: MTQRGLLIVLSGPSGVGKGTVRKAIFEEPGIDFRYSISATTRKPRAGEVDGQDYFFVSRDEFEQKIQNGDMLEYAQYVNNYYGTPKSFIDETLASGRDVFLEIDVQGALQVKTKMPEGVYIFLTPPDLTNLRSRLEGRGTDSEEIIDQRVAAAKNEIKMMINYNYAVENDVVDNAVQRIKAIITAERLRVTRVIDQIDA, encoded by the coding sequence ATGACACAGCGCGGTTTGTTAATTGTACTTTCCGGACCCTCCGGGGTTGGTAAGGGAACGGTTCGTAAAGCAATCTTTGAAGAACCAGGAATTGATTTTCGGTATTCAATCTCAGCCACGACCCGTAAACCACGTGCTGGTGAGGTTGACGGCCAGGATTACTTCTTTGTTTCCCGTGATGAGTTTGAACAAAAGATTCAAAACGGCGACATGTTGGAGTACGCTCAGTATGTTAATAATTACTACGGAACGCCCAAGAGTTTTATTGATGAGACCCTGGCCAGTGGCCGGGACGTTTTCCTAGAAATTGATGTCCAAGGAGCCTTACAGGTTAAAACCAAAATGCCCGAAGGGGTTTATATTTTCTTGACGCCCCCAGACCTAACGAACCTGCGTTCGCGTCTGGAAGGTCGAGGAACTGACTCCGAGGAAATCATTGACCAACGGGTGGCAGCTGCCAAAAATGAAATTAAAATGATGATTAATTACAATTATGCGGTGGAAAACGATGTCGTTGACAACGCTGTTCAGCGGATTAAGGCCATTATTACGGCCGAACGTCTGCGGGTCACCCGGGTGATTGATCAAATTGATGCCTAA